One segment of Salvia splendens isolate huo1 chromosome 20, SspV2, whole genome shotgun sequence DNA contains the following:
- the LOC121781496 gene encoding uncharacterized protein LOC121781496 produces MECTDKERLACVTFQLTGPADFWWDTKLRTMNPERREALTWEIFKEEIYNKYVPMSYRRAKIVEFHTLKQGNMTVTEYDRALCEMTRYAPELVDTDEKMAENFRAGLKHEIRVAVASRRGLSYSEILACALDVEEALPKEMTVANTTPVPLQQHNFRDKRKWDGDRTPYDNKRQQPIRNPLQYGGRQSAPYQRVDFRPRAPQCAKCFKSHFGECREKSNICYTCGGNGHFSRECPSKIMGMGARQNNQGFHPQAWALQAEPRGYLPAPQQQQQQRRQGLPTQARAYALKGKQPTNQQGNQEQGNLAELNKE; encoded by the exons atggagTGCACCGACAAGGAACGCCTCGCTTGTGTGACTTTTCAATTAACGGGGCCCGCAGATTTTTGGTGGGATACCAAGCTAAGAACAATGAACCCTGAACGTCGTGAAGCGCTTACTTGGGAGATATTCAAGGAAGAGATATACAATAAGTACGTTCCCATGAGCTATAGGCGAGCAAAGATAGTTGAATTCCATACTTTGAAGCAAGGGAATATGACGGTGACAGAGTACGACCGTGCACTGTGTGAAATGACTCGATATGCTCCCGAGTTGGTTGATACAGATGAGAAAATGGCAGAAAATTTCCGTGCTGGTCTCAAGCACGAAATAAGGGTAGCAGTGGCAAGTCGCAGAGGACTTTCATATTCTGAGATTTTGGCTTGTGCATTAGATGTGGAAGAAGCGTTGCCTAAGGAGATGACAGTAGCAAATACTACACCAGTGCCACTTCAACAACATAATTTCAGagataagaggaaatgggatgGAGATAGGACTCCATATGATAACAAGAGGCAGCAACCCATCAGAAACCCACTGCAGTACGGAGGTAGGCAGAGTGCTCCCTATCAGAGGGTTGACTTCCGGCCTAGAGCCCCTCAGTGTGCTAAGTGCTTTAAGAGCCATTTTGGGGAGTGCAGAGAAAAGAGCAATATATGCTACACTTGTGGTGGAAATGGTCACTTCTCAAGAGAATGCCCGAGTAAGATTATGGGGATGGGAGCAAgacagaacaatcaagggtTCCATCCGCAAGCGTGGGCACTACAAGCTGAACCGAGGGGATACTTACCCGCACCACAACAACAACAGCAGCAACGTCGCCAAGGACTTCCCACTCAAGCAAGGGCATATGCTTTAAAAGGGAAACAACCTACGAACCAGCAAGGGAATCAagagcaaggaaacttggcag AACTGAACAAAGAATGA